One segment of Tamlana crocina DNA contains the following:
- a CDS encoding DUF2911 domain-containing protein, giving the protein MNTFLKRLLILLSIIALGLFLYSAFVENIFDSRLSPKDTVEFKLNDLKMKVFYNRPYKKEREIFGGLVPFNQVWRTGANEATTFETNQALEIKGMELPAGKYTLWTVPKDSTWSVMFNSKQYSWGVNAQMQPMWDPNYDVLNVEVPVQELDHSVEQFTIAFDNSTDNLSLTMAWDDVKVAVPLK; this is encoded by the coding sequence ATGAACACCTTTTTAAAACGCCTGTTAATCCTACTATCTATCATTGCTTTAGGTTTATTTTTATACTCCGCTTTTGTTGAAAATATTTTTGATAGCAGATTGAGCCCGAAGGACACGGTAGAGTTTAAACTGAACGATTTAAAAATGAAGGTGTTTTACAACCGACCCTACAAAAAGGAACGGGAAATTTTTGGCGGATTGGTACCTTTTAACCAAGTATGGCGAACAGGAGCCAACGAAGCGACCACCTTTGAGACCAACCAGGCTTTAGAGATAAAAGGGATGGAACTGCCTGCTGGAAAATATACGTTATGGACGGTTCCAAAAGATTCTACTTGGTCGGTCATGTTCAATTCCAAACAGTATTCGTGGGGTGTAAACGCGCAAATGCAACCCATGTGGGACCCCAACTATGATGTACTGAATGTTGAAGTGCCCGTTCAAGAATTAGATCATTCCGTGGAACAGTTTACCATTGCCTTCGATAATTCTACCGACAATTTATCGTTAACCATGGCGTGGGACGATGTTAAGGTTGCTGTACCGTTGAAGTAA
- the meaB gene encoding methylmalonyl Co-A mutase-associated GTPase MeaB, with protein sequence MAKKNKSALSEKKGVSVSGTTNANSIKSYKENRKTEIASDTLIEGILKKDITALGRAITLIESKNQKHANQAKTLIQGCLPHANKSIRIGITGVPGVGKSTFIEALGKHLTDLGKRVAVLAIDPSSSISKGSILGDKTRMEQLAKNDNAFIRPSASGESLGGVARTTRETIILCEAAGFDVILIETVGVGQSEIAVHSMVDFFLLLKLSGAGDELQGIKRGIIEMADAIAINKADGDNLKPAKLAQTEFKRALNLYPEKDSQWQPQVLLCSAINGEGIDAIWQMILEYEKVTTKNGYFEEKRNKQSEYWLIQTIENQLNSRFFQRPNIKTELDKQLKLISENKTTAFAAAEYLLGLE encoded by the coding sequence GTGGCAAAAAAAAACAAATCGGCTTTAAGTGAAAAAAAAGGAGTTTCAGTTTCCGGAACCACCAACGCCAATTCCATAAAATCATACAAAGAAAATCGCAAAACCGAAATTGCCTCAGACACATTAATTGAGGGTATTTTAAAAAAAGATATTACCGCTCTTGGCCGCGCCATTACTTTAATTGAGAGCAAAAACCAAAAACACGCCAACCAAGCTAAAACCCTTATACAAGGGTGTTTGCCCCATGCGAATAAATCGATTCGAATCGGGATTACGGGCGTGCCGGGCGTTGGGAAAAGCACCTTTATTGAAGCCTTGGGAAAACACCTCACCGACCTCGGTAAACGGGTGGCCGTTTTGGCCATAGACCCAAGCAGCAGCATTTCAAAAGGCAGTATTTTGGGCGATAAAACCCGAATGGAACAATTGGCAAAAAATGACAATGCCTTTATTCGTCCATCAGCCTCTGGCGAATCTTTAGGCGGTGTGGCCAGAACTACCCGCGAAACCATTATTTTATGCGAAGCCGCTGGTTTTGATGTTATTCTTATTGAAACCGTTGGCGTGGGCCAAAGTGAAATTGCCGTACATAGTATGGTCGATTTCTTTTTGCTATTGAAACTCTCTGGTGCTGGTGACGAACTTCAGGGTATAAAACGCGGCATTATTGAAATGGCCGATGCCATTGCCATAAACAAAGCCGATGGCGACAACCTAAAACCTGCAAAACTGGCCCAAACCGAATTTAAACGCGCCCTTAACCTTTACCCCGAAAAAGACTCCCAGTGGCAACCGCAAGTTTTACTTTGCAGTGCCATAAACGGGGAAGGCATCGATGCGATTTGGCAAATGATTTTAGAGTATGAAAAAGTTACCACGAAAAATGGCTATTTCGAAGAAAAACGAAACAAGCAAAGCGAATATTGGCTCATACAAACGATTGAAAACCAATTGAACTCCCGTTTTTTCCAAAGACCGAACATAAAAACGGAACTCGACAAACAATTAAAACTGATTTCAGAAAACAAAACTACGGCATTTGCTGCTGCCGAGTATTTACTCGGTTTGGAATAA
- a CDS encoding RNA polymerase sigma factor: MFQVDIIEQCKQNNRKAQLQLYNQYCNGMYIVAKRFLKDAADAEDAVQEAFIKAFEKLHQFEAEVTFGAWLKRIVVNKCIDVLKSKKHQLVELNEVHLKVVDTAKNDKWLVEDTVTLNDVKVAIGKLPDKYQYVVMLYLIEGYDHQEISEVLGISEVASRTQLSRGKTKLQTLLTPQKNGTRY, encoded by the coding sequence ATGTTTCAAGTTGACATTATAGAACAATGTAAACAGAACAACCGTAAAGCACAATTGCAGTTATACAACCAGTACTGCAACGGGATGTATATTGTGGCCAAACGGTTTTTGAAAGATGCCGCCGACGCTGAAGATGCGGTACAGGAAGCCTTCATCAAAGCTTTTGAAAAACTGCACCAATTTGAGGCCGAAGTTACTTTTGGTGCTTGGTTGAAACGCATTGTGGTTAATAAATGTATCGACGTATTAAAATCGAAAAAACATCAACTTGTTGAGTTGAACGAGGTGCACCTTAAAGTAGTCGACACAGCAAAAAACGACAAATGGTTGGTTGAGGATACAGTAACCTTAAACGATGTAAAGGTGGCCATTGGCAAACTGCCCGATAAATACCAGTATGTAGTGATGCTGTATTTAATTGAAGGCTACGACCATCAGGAAATTTCAGAGGTTCTCGGGATTTCTGAAGTGGCGTCGCGAACGCAATTATCGAGAGGCAAAACCAAATTACAAACCCTATTAACACCCCAAAAAAATGGCACAAGATATTAG
- a CDS encoding MATE family efflux transporter produces MKISKYTKEFKYNWQLAAPVMLGMLGHTFVSFVDNIMVGQLGTAELAAVSLGNSFMFIAMSLGIGFSTAITPLIAEADAEQNFLNGKSSFKHGLFLCTVLGILLFLMVFFSKPVMYLMKQPLEVVELAIPYLDLVAVSLIPLIIFQAFKQFSDGLSMTKYPMYATILANIINVILNYVFIFGKLGMPEMGIVGAAYGTLISRLVMVAHIWYLLAKNDKSKNYVTKIKFFILDKLMLKKITDLGMPSAMQMFFEVAIFTAAIWLSGLLGKNPQAANQIALNLSSMTFMVATGLSVAAMVRVGNQKGLKNYLELRRIAHSIFLLGIILATVFAILFLVFHTQLPKLYLDYNDVENAIDNREVMQIASKLLLVAAVFQISDSIQVLVLGALRGLQDVKVPMVLVFVSYWVVGFPISWFLGKDKAFASIGIWFGLLAGLTVAAILLYIRFHFLTKKLILSNN; encoded by the coding sequence ATGAAAATATCAAAATACACCAAAGAATTCAAATACAACTGGCAATTGGCCGCCCCTGTTATGTTGGGGATGTTGGGCCATACGTTTGTTAGTTTTGTTGACAATATAATGGTTGGGCAGTTGGGGACCGCTGAGTTGGCTGCTGTGTCGTTGGGCAATAGTTTTATGTTCATAGCGATGTCTTTAGGTATTGGGTTCTCTACGGCTATTACTCCACTTATTGCGGAGGCCGATGCAGAACAGAATTTTTTAAACGGGAAATCATCTTTTAAGCACGGACTCTTTTTATGTACAGTTTTGGGGATTTTACTGTTTTTAATGGTGTTTTTTTCGAAACCCGTGATGTACTTGATGAAACAGCCTCTTGAGGTGGTCGAACTAGCTATTCCGTATTTGGATTTGGTTGCGGTGTCATTAATTCCGTTGATTATTTTTCAGGCGTTTAAGCAATTTAGCGACGGACTTTCAATGACAAAATACCCCATGTACGCTACTATTTTAGCCAATATCATCAATGTGATTTTGAATTATGTTTTCATCTTCGGAAAATTGGGCATGCCGGAAATGGGCATAGTGGGGGCGGCTTACGGCACTTTAATTTCCAGATTGGTTATGGTAGCACACATCTGGTATCTGTTGGCCAAAAATGATAAATCGAAAAACTATGTTACAAAAATCAAGTTTTTCATTTTAGATAAACTGATGCTGAAAAAAATAACCGATTTGGGCATGCCCAGTGCCATGCAAATGTTTTTTGAAGTGGCCATTTTTACGGCGGCCATTTGGTTGAGTGGGCTTTTGGGTAAAAACCCACAGGCAGCCAACCAAATAGCCTTAAATTTAAGTTCCATGACGTTTATGGTGGCTACTGGTTTAAGCGTTGCTGCCATGGTGCGAGTAGGAAATCAAAAAGGATTAAAAAATTATTTGGAACTCCGCCGCATTGCCCATTCTATTTTTTTGCTTGGTATTATTTTGGCCACGGTGTTTGCTATTTTGTTTTTAGTGTTTCATACCCAATTGCCCAAACTGTATTTAGATTATAACGATGTTGAAAACGCTATCGATAACCGGGAAGTAATGCAAATTGCATCAAAGTTATTGCTCGTTGCCGCCGTTTTTCAAATAAGCGATAGTATTCAAGTGTTGGTTTTAGGGGCGCTCCGCGGACTGCAAGATGTAAAAGTACCTATGGTGCTCGTGTTTGTTTCCTATTGGGTGGTGGGGTTTCCCATTTCGTGGTTTTTAGGAAAAGACAAGGCTTTTGCCAGCATTGGCATTTGGTTTGGACTTCTGGCGGGATTGACCGTGGCAGCAATTTTGTTGTATATTCGGTTTCATTTTCTAACTAAAAAGCTAATTTTGTCCAATAACTAA
- a CDS encoding phosphatase PAP2 family protein has translation MIEQLIELDKELFIYLNGLGAERWDDFWMFYTTKFNWIPFYVVLVYLMYKRLNTKMFVLTLVVVALMILFTDQVSNLFKGYFFQRLRPCHDETVMYLMRLVKPYCGGRFGYFSGHASNSMAVAVFTSFMLKSKYKYLPYLMVVWALAMGYSRIYIGVHFPLDVISGATFGLFSGYIFYRLDKYLQSRFQLKEE, from the coding sequence ATGATAGAACAACTGATAGAACTTGATAAAGAACTATTCATTTATTTAAACGGACTGGGGGCTGAAAGGTGGGATGACTTTTGGATGTTCTACACCACTAAATTCAATTGGATTCCGTTTTATGTCGTTTTGGTGTATTTGATGTATAAACGATTAAATACTAAAATGTTCGTGCTGACTTTGGTGGTCGTGGCCTTGATGATTTTGTTTACCGATCAAGTTTCCAATCTTTTTAAAGGGTATTTTTTTCAACGCTTAAGGCCCTGCCATGACGAAACGGTGATGTACCTTATGCGATTGGTAAAACCTTATTGTGGTGGGCGTTTTGGGTATTTCTCGGGGCACGCTTCAAACTCTATGGCCGTGGCTGTTTTTACCAGTTTTATGCTAAAATCGAAATACAAATACCTTCCGTATTTAATGGTCGTTTGGGCTTTGGCCATGGGCTACAGCAGAATTTACATTGGCGTACACTTTCCATTGGATGTGATTTCCGGAGCTACTTTTGGTTTGTTTTCGGGTTACATATTTTACAGATTGGATAAGTATTTGCAAAGCAGATTTCAGTTGAAGGAAGAGTAA
- the miaA gene encoding tRNA (adenosine(37)-N6)-dimethylallyltransferase MiaA: protein MSNYLISITGPTAIGKTALSIKLAQHFNTEIISADSRQFFKEMQIGTAAPTPEELSAAKHHFIHHKSIHDQYSVGAFERDAITRLDALFEKHNLVVMVGGSGLYVDAVVNGLDDFPDVDGSIRDTLNTDLDKKSLSHLQEQLKVLDPISYNTIAIDNPHRVIRALEICIGTGQPYSSFLNKEKDKRNFKTITIGLSAERPTIYSRIEKRVDMMMDDGLLEEAKSLFPQRHLNAMNTVGYKELFNYFEGQWSLDFAISEIKKNTRRFAKRQLTWFRKNEDTLWFDYLTPSEYIIDAINERIYAEEELSN from the coding sequence ATGAGTAACTATTTAATTTCGATTACTGGCCCTACGGCCATAGGCAAAACGGCATTGAGTATTAAATTGGCTCAGCATTTTAATACTGAAATCATATCGGCCGATTCGCGCCAGTTTTTCAAGGAAATGCAAATCGGCACCGCCGCTCCAACCCCAGAAGAACTCAGTGCCGCCAAGCATCATTTTATCCATCATAAATCCATTCACGACCAGTATAGCGTTGGGGCTTTCGAGCGCGACGCCATAACCCGTTTGGATGCGTTATTCGAAAAACACAACCTAGTGGTAATGGTAGGCGGTTCGGGCTTATATGTTGATGCAGTGGTTAACGGGCTGGATGATTTTCCGGATGTTGACGGGAGTATCCGAGACACATTGAATACCGATTTAGACAAAAAAAGCCTCTCCCATTTACAGGAACAACTAAAAGTTTTGGATCCCATTTCTTATAACACCATTGCTATTGACAATCCGCATCGTGTTATCCGTGCTTTGGAGATTTGTATCGGTACCGGCCAACCCTATTCTTCATTTTTGAACAAAGAAAAAGATAAGCGCAACTTTAAAACCATAACTATTGGACTTTCCGCCGAAAGGCCAACCATTTACAGCCGCATTGAAAAACGTGTGGATATGATGATGGACGACGGTTTATTGGAGGAAGCCAAATCACTCTTTCCGCAGAGGCACCTCAACGCAATGAACACCGTAGGCTACAAAGAACTGTTCAATTATTTTGAAGGCCAATGGAGCTTGGATTTTGCCATTTCTGAAATCAAGAAAAATACTAGACGCTTTGCCAAACGACAACTAACGTGGTTTAGAAAAAATGAAGATACGTTGTGGTTTGATTATTTAACTCCTTCTGAATATATTATTGATGCAATTAATGAAAGAATTTACGCTGAAGAAGAGTTATCAAATTAA